One Algoriphagus sp. Y33 genomic window, ATAATATATTAAAACATGCTTCAGCCAAACGGATTGATATCAGTCTTCATGTGTCGTTAGTGGAGTTTACATTAATCATTCGAGATAATGGAAAAGGGTTTGAACTCAATGAAGCTTTAGCCTTGGAGCGAAACGGGCTTAAAAATATGATGAGCAGGGCCAATTCCCTGAAAGGCGAACTTCAGATAATTACCCATATGGGTGAGGGGTGCGAAATCTTATTCAATACCCGGGAATTGAATATACAACCCACTAAAAAACTGAAAAGTCCAATGACGTAAACATCCACACTATGCTATTTTATATTGGTTCACCTGGTGAAGTGTTTGAGGCGAAGCATATGGACCTGCCCCAGGAAAGCAGGTACCTGCTACTGCCTTCGGCCAAGGCCTATATAACTAAAGGGAAGTTTGGGTGGATACTGTCCCAGTATATCGGGGAAAAGGATATCGTGGTATGGCAGCATCATTTTTTTATCCATGAAGCCTGCAATCTGATATTGGAAAATTTACGACCAACTATCCTACTGAATTTTATGATTAAAGGCAACCCATCCGGCAAAATCCCGGGGTTTCGTGGAGATCCTGTGGAAGAAGGGAATTACAGGCTTTTTTATATTTCCCGGTTGAGACATCCGGTTTCATTTATCCCCGGAACCTATCATAACATACACCTTAACTTTGATCCTGACTACCTCAAAACAATCATCGGGAACAAACTGAGATTAAAGCAATTGCTGGCTAGTATTGTTCCAAAAAAATCTCAAATATCACTTTACATAGCAGGCCAAATAACACAGGATGACCGGGCGGACCTGATGGAATTACTTTGGTCTGAAAAAGATACAGCGGCTTCTCAAAGGCACTTCAGCCATATTGCCGGAAGGCTTCTGTTAAGATACCTTCGGAAACATCATGAAATCAAAGACGATATTTCCATACTTGTAAAGTTCATAGTAAGCCATATTGACCAGCCGTTGAACATTGAATTACTGGCGAGGTACTGTCATAAAAGTAAAAGTGAAGTACACCGCCTATTTAAACAGCAATTGGGTATGAGCCCTTATCAATTTATTCAGCATAAGCGGGTGGAAATAGCAAAGGAGTATTTGTTGAAATCAAATTCCAGGATTGGCACTATAGCCTTGGCATTGGGGTTTGAGGACTTATCCGGTTTTTTAAAGGTCTTCAAAAAGCATACTGGTTCAACACCAACTGAATTCAGGAAGTCGTTTAATTGCTAAAAATGGACACATGAAAAATACAGGAATGGCCATCTGATTTTGAGAGGAATGGCAATACGGGCTGGAAAAGGCTGGATTTAGATTTGCAATAGCAACTTAAAAAAATTGTATGCCTGTCCGTAATAGAATAATTGAAGTAATCGTAGCCTTGTATATCCTTCTTTGGATCTATGCCGCTGTGAGCAAATTACTCGACTTCGAGGTTTTCAGCGTCCAGTTGACAAAATCCCCTGTACTTGGAGACAATGCAGCTTTACTTGCAGTTTTGGTTCCTGGCGTGGAAATTATCCTGGCTGTTTTACTCACGGTTCCGGTATTCAGGTTGATGGGTTTAATCGGCTCATTTCTCCTGATGTCTGCTTTCACTATATACTTATTTGTAATCACCCGGCATAGCAGTTATGTTCCTTGTAGTTGTGGAGGGATACTGGAAGGGTTATCCTGGGACAGCCATATAATATTTAACCTCTTCTTTATAGGCTTGTCCGTTTGGGGTATCCGAATGACACTTATTAACAAAGAATTTTTTTTAAACAGGAAAAAGGAATAGAAGTGCTTAGCACTATAAAAACATATTTCATCTTAATGGAAGAGTAACCCAGGGCGGGTGCTGCCCAGTAACTACGCGATCCTTCTAAAAGATGAAAACCAGTCACTGATGAACTTCCTGCCATCTTCTGACTGAAAATATAAGCAGGCATGGTTTAACCGCTCTGAAGTTTTAAAATAGAAACCAAGGGTAGTATTTATTTTCAAACATTCTAAACTTTTAAGTATGAAAAAGACTGCTTTAAAATCCCGTTTTTCTTTGATGGTATTCGCATTGCTAATGGGTATCGGAACTGCTGTGGCAACCAGCCCTGTGGTTGCAGGACCTACAGATCCTTGTACCAGTCAAACATTATGCGACTTCAATCCTGACGAAATCTGCTGTGCGGTTATAGTAGGTGGACAGGTTGTGGACTACCAACAAGGGGACCTGCGTCCTTAATTATTTTTTTCACTGCGGTGCTTCGGAAATCCGAAGCACCGCTATTATTTTTTTATGACCAGATCCACAAAATTATTTGCAATTGCTACAATAGGTTGCCTGTTGTTCTTTCTCATCTTTTATTTCCTGCTGAAAATGAAATTGAGTGCTGAGCCCGTTGAAGCTTTTACCAGGTATCCTGCAAAGGCCTACCCTGAGTTGTTGTTTCAACATGATGTAACTGAGGATATTTTTGATATTTCTGGGTGTGACAGCACGGGGATATACCTCAGGACATCGAAACCGGGTAAATTCATAAAAGCTCCCTTTCAAGGAGATTCGATAGAGATAATTGATTGCGCAACAGTGAATCCATATTTCAGTACCAATAAATTCCATTCACATTACCTCGAGGGTGAAATGTTCTTCATCGCGACTAAGGCCCATAACGACTTTAACCATGTCCTTATTAACAATGAGCCAATTTGCCATGAGGTAACTTTACCTAATGCCATTTCTCGTACCCTGTTACTCAAAAATGACATTTTGATTGCCCGGGGGATCAGCGGGGCGGGTAAAACCCAAACACTACAGAAAATTAA contains:
- a CDS encoding AraC family transcriptional regulator, whose translation is MLFYIGSPGEVFEAKHMDLPQESRYLLLPSAKAYITKGKFGWILSQYIGEKDIVVWQHHFFIHEACNLILENLRPTILLNFMIKGNPSGKIPGFRGDPVEEGNYRLFYISRLRHPVSFIPGTYHNIHLNFDPDYLKTIIGNKLRLKQLLASIVPKKSQISLYIAGQITQDDRADLMELLWSEKDTAASQRHFSHIAGRLLLRYLRKHHEIKDDISILVKFIVSHIDQPLNIELLARYCHKSKSEVHRLFKQQLGMSPYQFIQHKRVEIAKEYLLKSNSRIGTIALALGFEDLSGFLKVFKKHTGSTPTEFRKSFNC
- a CDS encoding MauE/DoxX family redox-associated membrane protein — encoded protein: MPVRNRIIEVIVALYILLWIYAAVSKLLDFEVFSVQLTKSPVLGDNAALLAVLVPGVEIILAVLLTVPVFRLMGLIGSFLLMSAFTIYLFVITRHSSYVPCSCGGILEGLSWDSHIIFNLFFIGLSVWGIRMTLINKEFFLNRKKE